In the genome of Candidatus Atribacteria bacterium, one region contains:
- a CDS encoding DUF1566 domain-containing protein — protein sequence MATTGDQSIGTGIVWHATNNGTTGATATALVTGDKNTNLIVTTYGTESNAAKLCDDYTNSETGSGVYSDWYLPSKDELNKLYLNKATIGGFDLSGRPYWSSSECNAGGAWSQAFDDGTQYYGQSKNSIYRVRAVRTF from the coding sequence ATTGCGACTACAGGTGATCAGAGCATAGGAACGGGGATTGTTTGGCATGCTACCAATAATGGAACAACTGGTGCAACAGCAACAGCATTAGTTACAGGGGATAAAAATACAAATCTCATAGTTACAACTTATGGAACAGAAAGTAATGCGGCCAAGTTATGTGATGATTATACTAATTCAGAAACTGGTTCCGGTGTTTATAGTGACTGGTATTTACCAAGCAAAGATGAGTTGAACAAGCTCTACCTTAACAAAGCAACAATTGGTGGTTTTGATTTAAGCGGTCGTCCTTATTGGAGTTCCTCTGAATGCAATGCTGGTGGTGCTTGGTCCCAGGCTTTTGACGATGGCACCCAGTATTATGGACAAAGTAAGAACAGTATCTATCGGGTTCGGGCTGTGCGGACTTTTTAA